The Marinifilum sp. JC120 genome window below encodes:
- the lnt gene encoding apolipoprotein N-acyltransferase translates to MHPAIPILIAMLSAGFGYANPLHHLPAAILAFPLALGMIAFSADSPRKALKQGWIAGSLAALACMYWIAYPVGVYGGLSWALAIPCPILVAMLIGCYYAGYTYILHHAARALPPFALFIFSGLLWTSMETAQGILLSGFPWMTLSSALAFRPEWIQGAAIIGAYGLSGLLVSVATAILCCKVSHPAKIWTVSVVMLIIIFGGARTNPEQFSNLVKTGDTSIGLIQGNIDQAKKWDAKYKKTTFEKYLRLSREVIDKTDLVIWPETAMPFYLQDGGIMRAELINFATETKTPILTGAPGYVLHNKGNFSLYNRAYLISPDKRYMDWYDKSHLVPFGEYIPFKEFLPLGKLVQGAGDFLPGSDASPLQSGDLAMGMLICYEGIFPELAQERVEKGANILINISNDAWYGDTSAPRQHLNLVTMRAVEQGRYMLRGTNTGISASIDPLGRVSHATGLFVDAAVAAEAGLMSGETFYHANYKAVTTTPLILTLFAAIWIIINRRKNPAGIKI, encoded by the coding sequence ATGCACCCAGCTATTCCGATTCTTATTGCAATGCTGTCTGCGGGCTTTGGTTACGCCAATCCCCTGCACCATCTCCCTGCTGCCATCCTCGCATTTCCGCTGGCTTTAGGCATGATCGCCTTTTCAGCTGATTCCCCGCGCAAGGCCCTGAAACAGGGCTGGATTGCCGGATCGTTAGCTGCTCTGGCCTGTATGTACTGGATTGCATATCCCGTGGGAGTTTACGGCGGACTGTCATGGGCACTGGCCATCCCCTGCCCCATTTTAGTCGCCATGCTGATCGGCTGCTACTATGCCGGCTACACTTACATCCTTCACCATGCAGCCCGGGCACTACCGCCTTTTGCGCTATTCATATTCAGCGGTCTGCTCTGGACCAGCATGGAAACAGCACAGGGCATACTGCTCTCCGGTTTTCCGTGGATGACCCTGTCTTCGGCGCTGGCTTTTAGACCGGAATGGATTCAAGGTGCGGCCATTATCGGAGCCTACGGCCTTTCAGGCCTGCTGGTTTCAGTGGCAACTGCTATCCTGTGCTGTAAAGTATCCCATCCGGCAAAAATATGGACTGTCTCAGTGGTCATGCTTATCATCATCTTCGGAGGCGCGCGCACCAACCCGGAACAATTTTCCAACCTAGTAAAGACCGGGGATACATCCATCGGTCTGATTCAAGGTAATATTGATCAGGCCAAGAAATGGGATGCCAAATACAAAAAAACAACGTTCGAAAAATATCTGCGCTTAAGTAGAGAAGTGATAGACAAAACCGATCTTGTTATCTGGCCGGAAACCGCCATGCCTTTCTATCTACAGGACGGCGGAATCATGCGTGCGGAACTTATTAATTTCGCAACTGAAACCAAAACCCCGATTCTGACCGGGGCACCCGGCTATGTGCTGCACAACAAGGGGAATTTCTCACTCTACAACCGGGCCTATCTTATTTCACCGGATAAAAGATACATGGACTGGTACGACAAATCCCATCTGGTTCCCTTCGGGGAATATATACCTTTCAAGGAGTTCCTGCCCCTTGGCAAGCTGGTGCAGGGTGCAGGAGACTTTCTGCCCGGATCTGACGCATCTCCGCTTCAAAGCGGAGACCTTGCTATGGGTATGCTCATTTGTTATGAAGGTATTTTCCCGGAACTGGCACAGGAACGGGTTGAAAAAGGTGCCAATATACTGATAAATATCAGCAATGACGCATGGTACGGCGACACATCCGCTCCGCGGCAACATCTCAATCTGGTAACAATGAGAGCCGTGGAACAGGGGCGTTACATGCTCAGAGGTACCAATACCGGAATATCCGCCAGTATTGATCCGCTGGGCCGGGTCAGCCATGCCACCGGACTTTTTGTTGACGCAGCTGTGGCAGCTGAAGCCGGACTTATGAGCGGAGAAACTTTTTATCACGCAAACTACAAAGCAGTCACAACGACGCCATTAATACTGACCCTGTTTGCCGCAATATGGATAATTATAAACCGCCGCAAAAATCCGGCGGGAATTAAAATATAA
- a CDS encoding peptide chain release factor 2 yields MNPSGGVFDHAQSKERLEEIEHDLSKPGAWDKPDALTPVLREKSMLEEKVNSYDNLSSTKDDVEEWLMMASEDQEQEVLEALSENVEKLAKLVEQTELAALLSGPEDKSTAILEIHPGAGGIESQDWAEMLLRMYLRWADKRNWKTSYLDYQPDDEAGIKSVTLRIEGLYAYGFLKGEAGIHRLIRISPFDASGRRHTSFASVDVYPEITQDIEIEVKDEDIRLDVFRASGPGGQHVNKTNSAVRITHLPTNIVVQCQNEKSQLKNKETAMKVLKSRLYEQELKRQEESKRADYATKDSIGFGSQIRTYTLQPYRLVKDHRCGAEDGNVEAVLDGELNGLIRKYMLDAYGGENER; encoded by the coding sequence ATGAATCCCTCTGGGGGCGTCTTTGACCACGCACAAAGCAAGGAAAGACTTGAAGAAATAGAACATGACCTCAGCAAACCCGGTGCATGGGACAAACCGGATGCACTGACTCCGGTCCTGCGCGAAAAATCCATGCTCGAAGAAAAGGTCAATTCATATGATAACCTTTCTTCCACAAAAGATGACGTAGAAGAATGGCTGATGATGGCCTCGGAAGATCAGGAACAAGAAGTTCTTGAAGCTCTTTCCGAAAACGTTGAAAAACTTGCCAAGCTGGTAGAACAAACCGAGCTGGCTGCCCTGCTTTCAGGGCCGGAAGATAAAAGTACTGCCATTCTGGAGATTCACCCCGGCGCAGGCGGTATAGAATCACAGGACTGGGCAGAAATGCTGCTGCGTATGTATTTGCGCTGGGCTGACAAGAGAAACTGGAAAACAAGCTATCTCGACTACCAGCCCGACGATGAAGCCGGTATCAAAAGCGTGACCCTGCGCATTGAAGGACTTTATGCTTACGGTTTCCTTAAAGGTGAAGCCGGAATTCATCGCTTGATCCGTATTTCACCATTTGATGCTTCCGGCAGACGACACACATCTTTTGCATCCGTTGACGTATACCCTGAAATTACTCAGGATATAGAGATCGAGGTCAAGGATGAAGATATCCGCCTTGATGTTTTCCGAGCCAGCGGTCCCGGCGGGCAGCACGTCAACAAAACAAACTCTGCGGTACGCATTACCCATCTGCCCACAAACATTGTTGTTCAGTGTCAGAACGAAAAATCACAGCTGAAGAACAAAGAAACCGCCATGAAAGTCCTCAAGTCCCGGCTTTACGAGCAGGAACTCAAGAGGCAGGAAGAAAGCAAAAGAGCTGACTACGCGACCAAAGATTCCATTGGATTCGGCAGTCAGATCAGGACATACACTCTGCAACCTTACCGACTGGTCAAGGACCATCGCTGCGGAGCCGAAGACGGCAATGTCGAAGCGGTTCTGGACGGCGAGCTTAACGGCCTGATCAGAAAATACATGCTTGATGCATATGGCGGAGAAAATGAGCGCTGA
- a CDS encoding GGDEF domain-containing protein yields the protein MSAEYIAENEACLLEELLSVRDKFCNEKGVCHSQECPEGLAVMRLCPGMTLEAWEILAERHGLNDWMTMPLDQDMAPHLNHIQSVLQELSYKTEHDPLTGLSNRRVFERTLDQEIERTRRRKTPLTLAILDLDNFKKVNDTWGHLKGDEVLIDFADLLSHNSRRYDLVARIGGEEFAIIFSGVGLVKAKQLLERLLDKVRGLTFNKTGSNETFSITCSAGMACFKGIVDIEMHELINKADKALYEAKKSGKDQVCSADILDFETVTKETLVHANEKKFLFTGN from the coding sequence ATGAGCGCTGAGTACATCGCTGAAAATGAAGCCTGCCTTCTGGAAGAACTGCTTTCCGTGCGAGACAAGTTCTGTAATGAAAAAGGTGTTTGCCACTCTCAGGAGTGCCCTGAAGGACTGGCCGTAATGCGCCTCTGCCCGGGAATGACTCTTGAGGCATGGGAAATCCTTGCAGAACGGCACGGCCTTAACGACTGGATGACCATGCCCCTTGATCAGGATATGGCTCCCCACCTGAATCATATCCAGTCTGTATTGCAGGAACTTTCCTACAAAACGGAACATGACCCGCTAACAGGTCTCTCCAACCGCAGGGTATTTGAAAGAACTCTTGATCAGGAAATAGAAAGGACCAGAAGGAGAAAAACCCCGCTGACCCTTGCCATCCTTGATCTCGACAATTTCAAAAAAGTCAATGATACGTGGGGACACCTGAAAGGAGACGAAGTTCTTATCGACTTTGCGGACCTTCTTTCTCACAACTCACGCCGCTATGACCTCGTAGCCCGCATAGGCGGAGAAGAATTTGCAATCATTTTTTCCGGGGTTGGGCTGGTCAAAGCTAAGCAACTTCTTGAAAGGTTGCTCGACAAAGTACGAGGGCTTACATTTAACAAAACGGGCAGCAACGAAACTTTTTCAATAACCTGCTCCGCAGGCATGGCCTGCTTCAAAGGGATAGTGGATATCGAAATGCACGAACTGATCAACAAAGCGGACAAAGCTCTATATGAAGCCAAAAAATCCGGTAAGGATCAGGTTTGCTCTGCCGACATTCTTGATTTTGAAACAGTGACCAAGGAAACCCTTGTGCACGCCAATGAAAAAAAATTTTTATTCACGGGTAACTAA
- a CDS encoding MinD/ParA family protein yields MINANKTLSLAIMSGKGGVGKTNLSLNLSYALNTGGNSLLLMDCDLGLANLDVLLGISPETNMQDLLTSGAKPSDIVIPIEKGKKFDILPAASGVPELVEMDEDMQDLLFSKITDLVGGYQYLVLDLGAGINGTVLSFAAMTQMRIVVITPEPTSLTDSYALIKVLHSQHNVSDFNVIVNQASNEKEARETFERLNMACEKFLNIKLKNMGHVRYDPAVTEAVRRQIPFIKYAPKSEASRDILNIAVKIQKIRMENMGRLSERPVMKKFPTHDE; encoded by the coding sequence ATGATCAACGCCAACAAAACTTTAAGCCTTGCTATCATGAGCGGTAAGGGCGGAGTCGGTAAAACCAACCTTTCCCTTAATCTTTCCTATGCCTTGAACACCGGGGGCAACAGCTTGCTGCTCATGGACTGCGACCTCGGACTGGCCAACCTCGATGTTCTGCTAGGCATTTCCCCGGAAACAAATATGCAGGACCTGCTCACCAGTGGAGCCAAACCCTCCGACATCGTCATCCCCATTGAAAAAGGGAAAAAATTCGATATTCTTCCTGCTGCTTCCGGTGTACCGGAACTGGTTGAAATGGACGAAGATATGCAGGATCTCCTGTTCAGCAAAATTACCGACCTTGTCGGCGGCTACCAGTATCTGGTGCTCGACCTCGGCGCGGGAATTAACGGCACGGTTCTTTCTTTTGCTGCCATGACCCAGATGAGAATCGTGGTAATCACCCCGGAACCGACTTCCCTGACTGACAGCTACGCCTTGATAAAAGTTCTTCACTCTCAACACAATGTCAGTGATTTCAACGTAATAGTAAATCAGGCTTCCAACGAAAAAGAAGCAAGAGAGACATTTGAACGCCTCAATATGGCCTGCGAAAAATTTCTTAATATTAAGTTGAAAAATATGGGCCATGTGCGCTATGATCCAGCGGTAACAGAAGCTGTAAGACGGCAGATTCCTTTTATTAAGTATGCACCGAAATCTGAAGCCAGCCGGGATATTCTCAATATTGCGGTTAAAATTCAGAAGATCAGAATGGAAAATATGGGCAGACTCAGTGAAAGACCTGTCATGAAAAAATTTCCAACACATGACGAGTAA
- a CDS encoding integration host factor subunit beta has translation MNKSELIKSLADERGLHVDESAEIVDAFVDAIKEALVRGDRVEIRGFGSFKMKEYKGYTGRNPKTGDVVDVTPKKLPFFRPGKELKEYLNG, from the coding sequence ATGAACAAAAGCGAACTGATCAAGAGTCTTGCGGACGAAAGAGGTCTCCACGTGGATGAATCTGCCGAAATTGTTGATGCATTTGTTGATGCTATCAAAGAGGCGCTTGTTCGCGGCGACAGAGTTGAAATCAGAGGATTCGGCAGCTTTAAGATGAAAGAATATAAAGGGTACACCGGCCGTAACCCCAAGACAGGTGACGTTGTCGACGTTACACCCAAAAAACTGCCTTTTTTCCGTCCCGGTAAAGAGCTGAAAGAATATCTGAACGGTTAA
- a CDS encoding 4-hydroxy-tetrahydrodipicolinate synthase — MTFQGAFTALVTPFKNGEIDQDAYRELIEWQIEQGINGLVPCGTTGEAATMTHDEQGKVIRICVEQAKGRVPVIAGAGSNNTKEAVNLTKLAKQAGADATLQITPYYNKPTPAGLLAHFKALSDEASMPFILYNVPGRTGLNALPETIAMIANEVPDVVGVKEATANLGQVSDVIEQCPEGFTVLSGDDFTVLPLLSLGGHGVISVVSNIMPKTMSDMCAAFKAGDMKKAQKLHFKMQPVNRVMFVETNPIPVKTALGMMGRFETSFRLPLVPLMEESNAKLEAQLKASGLI, encoded by the coding sequence ATGACATTCCAAGGAGCATTCACTGCTCTGGTCACTCCGTTCAAAAACGGGGAGATTGATCAGGACGCATACCGCGAACTGATCGAGTGGCAGATCGAACAGGGAATCAACGGTCTTGTACCTTGCGGTACTACCGGCGAAGCGGCAACAATGACCCATGACGAACAAGGTAAGGTTATTAGAATCTGTGTCGAGCAGGCCAAGGGACGTGTCCCGGTCATCGCTGGCGCGGGTTCAAACAATACTAAGGAAGCCGTAAACCTGACTAAGCTTGCTAAACAGGCAGGCGCAGATGCCACCCTCCAGATTACACCATACTATAATAAACCGACTCCCGCGGGCTTGCTGGCGCATTTCAAAGCCCTTTCCGATGAGGCTTCCATGCCCTTCATCCTTTACAATGTGCCCGGCAGGACAGGACTAAACGCCCTGCCCGAAACCATCGCCATGATCGCGAATGAAGTTCCTGATGTAGTCGGCGTGAAGGAAGCAACTGCCAACCTCGGACAGGTTTCCGATGTAATCGAGCAGTGCCCTGAAGGTTTCACCGTACTTTCCGGTGATGATTTCACTGTACTGCCCCTGCTCTCCCTTGGCGGACACGGCGTAATTTCCGTTGTTTCCAACATTATGCCTAAAACAATGTCCGACATGTGTGCGGCATTCAAGGCCGGAGACATGAAAAAAGCACAGAAACTGCACTTCAAAATGCAGCCAGTTAACAGAGTCATGTTTGTTGAGACCAACCCCATCCCGGTAAAAACAGCACTGGGGATGATGGGCAGATTCGAGACATCTTTCAGACTGCCGCTGGTTCCGCTCATGGAAGAAAGCAACGCCAAGCTTGAAGCACAGCTCAAAGCAAGCGGCCTGATCTAG
- a CDS encoding CGGC domain-containing protein produces the protein MTKIGMIRCEKNENKCPLTNCIKCHDQTIQGFSEYDECSLAGVFTCRCPGDNFTDMVKILKAKGAESVHVVTCSFSKKEQDGWKLGNGFCDDIDELASNAASEAGIPVTKGTAHLPEGYIPEVFK, from the coding sequence ATGACCAAGATAGGAATGATCCGTTGCGAAAAGAATGAAAATAAATGTCCGCTGACAAATTGCATAAAATGCCATGACCAGACCATTCAGGGCTTTAGTGAATATGATGAATGTTCGCTGGCAGGTGTTTTCACTTGCCGCTGTCCCGGTGATAATTTTACGGATATGGTCAAGATTTTAAAAGCCAAAGGTGCAGAATCCGTTCATGTAGTGACTTGTTCCTTTTCCAAAAAAGAGCAGGACGGCTGGAAGCTCGGAAATGGTTTTTGCGATGATATCGATGAGTTGGCGAGCAACGCTGCTTCAGAGGCAGGTATTCCTGTAACCAAAGGAACAGCCCATCTCCCGGAAGGATATATACCTGAGGTCTTTAAGTAA
- a CDS encoding N-acetyltransferase codes for MIRHRTERLILRGWKPSDYALLARINADPDVMRYFHAPLSKAESDANADAINALIEERGWGFWAVEVPGVAPFIGFVGLHIPIVKLPFSPCVEVGWRLDKQFWGNGYATEAASFALSYGFMELDLDEIVAFTAQSNKPSQAVMNRLGMAYNGETFEHPSVPHNSSLRKHVLYRMSREDWQAKQLGKK; via the coding sequence ATGATCAGACATAGAACAGAGAGACTTATTTTGCGGGGTTGGAAACCTTCCGATTATGCCCTGCTTGCCCGGATTAATGCTGACCCGGATGTTATGCGTTATTTCCATGCGCCTCTTTCAAAAGCAGAAAGTGATGCCAATGCAGATGCAATAAATGCGTTGATTGAGGAACGGGGCTGGGGATTTTGGGCCGTGGAGGTTCCGGGTGTTGCGCCATTTATAGGGTTTGTCGGTTTGCATATTCCGATTGTTAAATTGCCTTTTTCTCCGTGCGTTGAAGTTGGCTGGCGACTCGATAAACAATTTTGGGGAAATGGATATGCCACTGAGGCCGCAAGTTTTGCTTTAAGTTATGGCTTCATGGAGCTTGATCTTGATGAAATTGTGGCTTTTACGGCTCAGTCCAATAAGCCGTCGCAAGCTGTGATGAATAGGCTTGGTATGGCTTACAATGGTGAAACTTTCGAGCATCCGTCAGTTCCCCACAATAGTTCGCTGCGTAAGCATGTTCTTTACAGGATGTCTCGGGAAGATTGGCAGGCAAAACAGTTAGGGAAGAAGTAA